A single region of the Sphingomonas sp. LY29 genome encodes:
- the nadB gene encoding L-aspartate oxidase, with the protein MSARSFDVLVIGSGAAGLTAALTLAPTKRVGVIAKGRLNEGATGWAQGGVAAVLEEGDSFESHVRDTMIAGAGLNNQAVVEHVVGGAPAAIARLAELGVPFNLDGDGGATVSGGWHLTREGGHSHRRIVHVADATGWAIQLALEKAAAEHPNITLIPDMVAIDLVTGRHAAEFSTSGAVHGLYAFDRTSGRVETLLANATILATGGAGRAYLYSTAPRGATGDGIAMAWRAGCRVSNMEFMQFHPTCLYNLEVKNFLITEAVRGEGGILKHPVTGHRFMPDTDERGELAPRDIVARAIDSEIKRDGLDYVHLDISHREPEFVKAHFPNIYEKLLGLGIDITTQPIPVVPAQHYTCGGVLVDIDGRTDAPGLYAAGEVTQSGLHGANRLASNSLLECFVFGEAAARDILARWDELGLPPAIRAWDESRVTDSDEEVVIQQCWGEIRRFMWNFVGIVRTTKRLERAQHRIDLLRQEVADYYKHFRVTPDLIELRNLVEVADLIVRSALSRHESRGLHFTLDYPQMADEAVDTVLVP; encoded by the coding sequence TTGAGCGCGCGCAGTTTCGATGTCCTCGTCATCGGGTCGGGCGCGGCGGGGCTGACCGCGGCGCTGACGCTGGCGCCGACCAAACGGGTCGGGGTGATCGCCAAGGGCCGACTCAATGAAGGCGCGACCGGATGGGCGCAGGGCGGCGTCGCCGCGGTGCTGGAAGAAGGCGACAGCTTCGAATCGCACGTGCGCGACACGATGATCGCGGGCGCGGGCCTCAACAACCAGGCGGTGGTCGAGCATGTCGTCGGCGGCGCCCCCGCCGCAATCGCACGGCTGGCCGAGCTTGGCGTTCCGTTCAACCTCGACGGCGACGGCGGGGCGACGGTCAGCGGCGGCTGGCATCTGACGCGCGAGGGCGGGCATAGCCATCGGCGCATCGTTCACGTCGCCGACGCGACCGGCTGGGCGATCCAGCTGGCGCTGGAAAAGGCCGCTGCCGAGCATCCCAACATCACGCTGATCCCCGACATGGTCGCGATCGACCTGGTCACCGGGCGCCACGCGGCCGAGTTCAGCACGTCGGGCGCCGTGCACGGACTGTACGCGTTCGACCGGACCAGCGGGCGGGTCGAAACGCTGCTGGCCAACGCGACCATCCTGGCGACGGGCGGCGCGGGCCGCGCCTATCTTTATTCCACCGCGCCGCGCGGCGCGACCGGCGACGGAATCGCGATGGCGTGGCGCGCGGGCTGCCGGGTCAGCAATATGGAATTCATGCAATTCCACCCGACCTGCCTCTACAATCTGGAGGTCAAGAATTTCCTGATCACCGAGGCGGTGCGCGGCGAAGGCGGGATCCTGAAGCACCCGGTTACCGGTCATCGCTTCATGCCCGATACCGATGAGCGCGGAGAGCTGGCGCCGCGCGATATCGTCGCGCGCGCGATCGACAGCGAGATCAAGCGCGACGGGCTGGATTACGTGCACCTCGATATCAGCCACCGCGAGCCCGAGTTCGTGAAGGCGCACTTCCCCAACATCTACGAAAAGCTGCTGGGGCTTGGCATCGACATCACCACCCAGCCGATCCCGGTGGTGCCGGCGCAGCATTACACCTGCGGCGGCGTGCTGGTCGACATCGACGGCCGCACCGACGCGCCCGGCCTCTATGCCGCGGGGGAAGTGACTCAGTCGGGGCTGCACGGTGCGAACCGGTTGGCGTCCAATTCACTGCTGGAATGCTTCGTGTTCGGCGAGGCGGCGGCGCGCGATATCCTGGCGCGCTGGGACGAACTTGGCCTCCCGCCCGCGATCCGCGCGTGGGACGAAAGCCGCGTGACCGACAGCGACGAGGAAGTCGTCATCCAGCAATGCTGGGGTGAGATCCGCCGCTTCATGTGGAATTTCGTCGGCATCGTCCGCACCACCAAGCGGCTGGAACGCGCGCAGCACCGTATCGACCTGCTGCGGCAGGAAGTGGCCGATTACTACAAGCACTTCCGCGTGACCCCCGACCTGATCGAGCTTCGCAACCTGGTCGAGGTCGCCGACCTGATCGTCCGAAGCGCACTATCCCGCCACGAAAGCCGCGGGCTGCACTTCACGCTCGATTATCCGCAGATGGCCGATGAAGCGGTGGATACGGTGCTGGTGCCGTGA
- a CDS encoding TIGR01244 family sulfur transferase: protein MARQLDERTLIDGQIAPGDIAALKEQGVTLIVNNRPDGEDEGQPTSDEIESAATAAGIHYRHVPIVRGMGPSDIEAMREAMHSAGDGKLLAFCRSGNRSVLAWAVAKNEDGVKRAELDRCAEGAGFTLDPVAHLLKD, encoded by the coding sequence ATGGCACGGCAGCTTGACGAACGGACCCTGATCGATGGCCAGATCGCGCCCGGCGACATCGCCGCGCTCAAGGAGCAGGGCGTGACCCTGATCGTCAACAATCGCCCCGACGGCGAGGACGAAGGCCAGCCGACCAGCGATGAGATCGAGAGCGCGGCCACCGCGGCGGGCATCCACTACCGCCACGTCCCCATCGTTCGCGGCATGGGTCCGTCGGATATCGAGGCGATGCGCGAGGCGATGCACAGCGCGGGCGACGGCAAGCTGCTCGCCTTCTGCCGCTCGGGCAATCGATCGGTGCTGGCATGGGCGGTCGCGAAGAACGAGGACGGCGTGAAGCGCGCCGAGCTCGATCGCTGCGCCGAAGGTGCGGGCTTCACGCTCGACCCGGTCGCGCACCTGTTGAAGGACTAG
- a CDS encoding zinc-finger domain-containing protein, translating to MTAMPPPETIRTTSHRVACDGSGQVSAALGHPRVYYQIDDEVGFVDCGYCDRRFVLEGGPADAPAAPEGS from the coding sequence ATGACCGCGATGCCTCCACCCGAAACCATCCGCACCACCAGCCACCGCGTCGCTTGCGACGGATCGGGGCAGGTCTCCGCCGCGCTCGGCCACCCGCGCGTCTATTACCAGATCGATGACGAGGTCGGTTTCGTCGACTGCGGTTATTGCGACCGCCGCTTCGTGCTCGAAGGCGGTCCTGCCGACGCACCTGCAGCGCCGGAAGGCTCATGA
- the recQ gene encoding DNA helicase RecQ has translation MTSVHQVLHDRFGFSTFRGVQEDVVARAVAGQNVLAVMPTGAGKSLCYQLPALIRPGTGIVISPLIALMHDQVRSASGFGIRAAALTSVSEDPRGIRDALRDGELDLLYVAPERATTEDFARLLEESHIALFAIDEAHCVSEWGHDFRPDYRLLRPLLDRFREAPRLALTATADRRTRADILVQLGIGEDGLIVAGFDRPNIRYHVRPRDGVSSQLRTLLKDQPGPGIVYATSRNATEKLAEQLGSGGRRTLAYHAGLDGSVRHRNQEAFVDSEDMVIAATVAFGMGIDKPDVRFVAHAGIPKSIEAYYQETGRAGRDGDPAEAWLFWGADDFARARRRVETEVEPERRPQERDRLNALAAFVESATCRRAILLRHFGEDPPATCGNCDNCIDPPATMDVTTVAQKLLSAAFRTEMRFGVAHLAAVLGGDDNEKVRQFGHHQLSVFGIMTPDELALVRPVARSLQARDALRADDYGGLSFGPGAKPILKGEEKLVIAVPPAKRRGSRSKSGEEFAHDPLFEALRTWRRVQAKELGVPPYVIFHDSTLRGVAAAKPSTLSALSRIEGIGDTKLERHGESLLAALDAALENGHGTAA, from the coding sequence GTGACCAGCGTGCATCAAGTCCTCCACGACCGTTTCGGCTTTTCCACCTTCCGCGGAGTGCAGGAGGATGTCGTCGCGCGCGCCGTCGCGGGGCAGAACGTCCTCGCGGTAATGCCGACCGGGGCGGGCAAGTCGCTATGCTACCAGCTGCCCGCGTTGATCCGGCCCGGCACAGGGATCGTCATTTCGCCGCTGATCGCGCTGATGCACGACCAAGTTCGTTCGGCGAGCGGGTTCGGCATCCGCGCGGCGGCGCTGACCAGCGTCAGCGAGGACCCGCGCGGGATTCGCGATGCGCTTCGCGACGGCGAACTCGACCTGCTCTACGTCGCGCCCGAGCGGGCCACGACCGAGGATTTCGCGCGGCTGCTCGAAGAGTCGCACATCGCGCTGTTTGCGATCGACGAGGCGCATTGCGTCAGCGAGTGGGGCCACGACTTCCGCCCCGATTATCGCCTGCTGCGTCCGCTTCTCGACCGGTTCCGCGAGGCGCCCCGCCTTGCCCTCACCGCGACCGCCGACCGCCGCACCCGCGCCGACATCCTCGTCCAGCTAGGCATCGGCGAGGACGGCCTGATCGTCGCCGGCTTCGATCGCCCAAACATCCGCTATCACGTTCGCCCGCGCGACGGCGTCTCCAGCCAGCTTAGGACCCTACTCAAGGACCAGCCCGGTCCCGGCATCGTCTATGCCACCAGCCGCAACGCGACTGAGAAATTGGCCGAGCAATTGGGCTCAGGCGGTCGGCGGACGCTCGCCTATCACGCCGGGCTCGACGGCTCGGTGCGGCACCGCAACCAGGAAGCCTTCGTCGATTCCGAGGACATGGTCATCGCCGCCACGGTCGCGTTCGGGATGGGCATCGACAAGCCCGATGTGCGCTTCGTCGCGCATGCCGGCATCCCCAAGTCGATCGAGGCCTATTATCAGGAAACCGGCCGCGCGGGCCGCGACGGCGATCCGGCCGAGGCGTGGTTGTTTTGGGGCGCCGACGACTTTGCCCGCGCCCGCCGCCGCGTCGAGACCGAGGTCGAGCCCGAGCGCCGCCCGCAGGAGCGCGACCGCCTCAACGCGCTTGCGGCCTTCGTCGAATCCGCCACCTGCCGCCGTGCGATCCTGCTTCGCCACTTCGGCGAGGATCCACCCGCGACCTGCGGGAATTGCGACAACTGCATCGATCCGCCCGCAACGATGGACGTCACCACCGTCGCGCAGAAGCTGCTGAGCGCGGCCTTTCGTACCGAAATGCGGTTCGGCGTGGCGCACCTGGCCGCGGTGCTGGGCGGCGACGACAATGAAAAGGTGCGCCAGTTCGGACATCACCAGCTGTCGGTGTTCGGGATCATGACCCCCGACGAACTCGCGCTGGTGCGACCGGTGGCGCGGTCGCTGCAGGCGCGCGACGCGCTTCGGGCCGACGATTATGGGGGCTTGAGCTTCGGACCCGGCGCCAAGCCGATCCTGAAAGGCGAAGAGAAGCTCGTCATCGCGGTGCCACCGGCCAAGCGTCGGGGATCGCGGAGCAAGAGCGGCGAAGAGTTTGCGCACGATCCGTTGTTCGAGGCGCTGCGGACGTGGCGCCGCGTCCAGGCCAAGGAACTGGGCGTGCCGCCGTACGTCATCTTTCATGATTCGACGCTTCGCGGCGTGGCCGCCGCCAAGCCGTCCACGCTGTCGGCCCTTTCGCGCATCGAGGGGATCGGCGATACGAAACTGGAGCGTCACGGCGAGTCGTTGCTCGCCGCGCTCGACGCCGCACTGGAGAATGGACATGGCACGGCAGCTTGA
- the tldD gene encoding metalloprotease TldD: MSTASPRDLLYRQLDPAEAQRLAARHLAAHDDGELYLQYSISEAFGFDDGRLKTADYHSGSGFGLRGVTGETTAFAHANEISAAAIDRAAKTLKLLDLATAGPSASPPRTNRAMYVEGDPLSAIPFARKVALCQEIDAAARARGPRVAQVSVSLTGSWSVVEIVRADGFVATDIRPLVRLNVSIVAKQGDRRETGSHGLGGRYLYDGLFEPATWNRAIDVALAQALVNLDSVAAPAGEMPVVLGPGWCGVLLHEAVGHGLEGDFNRKGTSAFSGRIGERVAAPGVTVIDEGAIENRRGSLSIDDEGTPTGRTTLIEDGILTGYINDRLNARLMGMKATGNGRRESFAHAPMPRMTNTFMLGGQDDPAELITRVKDGIFAKSFGGGQVDITSGKFVFSCTEAYRIEGGKIGAPVKGATLIGDGPSVLTRVKGIGNDMALDEGVGVCGKGGQSVPAGVGQPTLLIDGITVGGTG, translated from the coding sequence ATGAGCACCGCCAGCCCGCGCGACCTCCTTTATCGCCAGCTCGATCCGGCTGAGGCGCAGCGGCTCGCAGCGCGTCACCTCGCCGCGCACGACGATGGCGAGCTCTACCTCCAGTACAGCATTTCCGAAGCGTTCGGCTTCGATGACGGACGGCTGAAAACCGCCGACTATCACAGCGGATCGGGCTTCGGCCTTCGCGGCGTGACGGGGGAGACGACCGCCTTCGCCCATGCCAACGAAATCAGCGCCGCCGCGATCGACCGCGCCGCGAAGACGCTGAAGCTGCTCGATCTGGCCACCGCCGGCCCGTCCGCGTCGCCGCCGCGCACCAACCGCGCGATGTATGTCGAGGGCGATCCGCTGTCGGCGATCCCGTTCGCGCGCAAGGTCGCGCTTTGCCAGGAAATTGACGCCGCCGCCCGCGCCCGCGGTCCGCGCGTGGCACAGGTTAGCGTTTCGCTGACGGGAAGCTGGTCGGTGGTCGAAATCGTCCGCGCCGATGGTTTCGTTGCGACCGACATCCGCCCGCTCGTCCGCCTCAACGTGTCGATCGTCGCCAAACAGGGTGACCGCCGCGAAACCGGCAGCCACGGCCTCGGCGGTCGCTACCTCTACGACGGGCTATTCGAGCCCGCGACCTGGAACCGCGCGATCGACGTCGCGCTGGCGCAGGCGCTGGTGAACCTCGACAGCGTGGCTGCGCCTGCTGGCGAAATGCCGGTCGTGCTCGGTCCAGGATGGTGCGGGGTGCTGCTTCACGAAGCCGTCGGCCACGGGCTTGAGGGCGATTTCAACCGCAAGGGCACCTCGGCCTTTTCGGGGCGGATCGGCGAACGCGTCGCCGCGCCCGGCGTCACCGTGATTGACGAAGGCGCGATCGAAAATCGTCGCGGCAGTCTGAGCATCGACGACGAGGGCACGCCGACCGGGCGCACCACGCTGATCGAGGACGGCATCCTCACCGGCTACATCAACGATCGTCTGAACGCGCGGCTGATGGGGATGAAGGCAACCGGCAACGGCCGCCGCGAAAGCTTCGCGCACGCGCCGATGCCGCGCATGACCAACACCTTCATGCTCGGTGGCCAGGACGATCCGGCCGAGCTGATTACACGGGTCAAGGACGGCATCTTCGCCAAGAGCTTCGGCGGCGGGCAGGTCGACATCACCAGCGGTAAGTTCGTCTTCTCCTGCACCGAGGCCTATCGCATCGAGGGCGGGAAGATCGGCGCGCCGGTGAAGGGCGCGACGCTGATCGGTGACGGGCCGAGCGTGCTGACGCGGGTCAAGGGCATCGGCAACGACATGGCGCTGGACGAAGGTGTCGGGGTCTGCGGCAAGGGCGGGCAATCGGTCCCGGCGGGCGTTGGACAGCCGACGCTGCTGATCGACGGGATCACCGTCGGCGGTACGGGTTGA
- a CDS encoding Crp/Fnr family transcriptional regulator — MSGALSDRLECATCPVRERAACAALDKAQRGDLARLGRRRRVARGDTVFAAGDDSGSCATLVSGALKIASYGVDGTERVLSLVHPAGFVGEMFAPVAHHDVVAIADSELCVFSRADYDEAIDRFPALAKALLRRSTEELFATRSLVELQSRRDSRGRVAAFLLAMARAASHSPCHAAERFDLPLTRGEIASLLGITIETVSRQLTALEKEGVIGRAGPRGIELRDLDRLEILAG; from the coding sequence ATGAGCGGGGCATTGTCCGATCGGCTGGAATGCGCGACCTGTCCGGTGCGCGAACGCGCGGCGTGCGCGGCGCTGGACAAGGCGCAACGCGGCGACCTGGCGCGGCTTGGTCGGCGGCGGCGCGTCGCGAGGGGCGACACGGTGTTCGCCGCAGGTGACGACAGCGGGTCCTGCGCCACGCTGGTGAGCGGCGCCTTGAAAATCGCGAGCTATGGCGTCGATGGAACCGAGCGCGTGCTGAGCCTCGTCCATCCGGCGGGCTTCGTCGGCGAAATGTTCGCCCCCGTCGCTCATCACGACGTCGTCGCGATTGCCGACAGCGAATTATGCGTCTTTTCGCGCGCCGATTATGACGAGGCGATCGACCGGTTTCCGGCGCTGGCCAAGGCGCTGCTTCGGCGATCGACCGAGGAATTATTCGCCACGCGGTCGCTGGTCGAACTGCAGTCGCGGCGCGATTCGCGGGGCCGCGTCGCCGCCTTCCTTTTGGCGATGGCCCGCGCGGCGAGCCATTCGCCATGCCATGCCGCCGAGCGATTCGACCTGCCGCTGACCCGCGGGGAGATCGCCAGCCTGCTGGGCATCACCATCGAGACCGTCAGTCGGCAGCTGACCGCGCTGGAGAAAGAGGGTGTGATCGGACGCGCCGGACCGCGCGGCATCGAGCTGCGCGATCTGGATCGGCTGGAGATCCTTGCGGGTTAG
- a CDS encoding DUF4402 domain-containing protein — MYMRLINTLAATAALALFATPAFAQSTPGTDTATAEARGLVLQPLTLTKVTDLDFGTILASTVAGTVTINADTGNRSVTGGITQVASNAGSRATFAGAGTPAQRVVLKLAPPTGNLLVSTSNVADTIAVSSMVFDTANTTTRTIGTDGTFLVGVGGTFAIAANQPNGLYKADFNVTADYQ, encoded by the coding sequence ATGTATATGCGCCTTATCAACACGCTGGCGGCCACCGCCGCCCTCGCTCTTTTCGCCACCCCCGCCTTCGCCCAGAGCACGCCGGGCACCGACACCGCCACCGCCGAAGCGCGTGGCCTGGTGCTTCAGCCGCTGACGCTGACGAAGGTCACTGACCTCGACTTCGGCACCATCCTGGCCAGCACGGTCGCGGGCACGGTCACGATCAACGCCGACACCGGCAACCGCAGCGTCACCGGCGGCATCACGCAGGTCGCGTCGAACGCCGGCAGCCGCGCCACCTTCGCCGGCGCCGGCACCCCGGCGCAGCGCGTCGTCCTGAAGCTCGCACCGCCGACCGGCAATCTGCTCGTCAGCACCAGCAACGTCGCCGACACCATCGCCGTGTCGTCGATGGTCTTCGACACCGCCAACACCACGACGCGCACGATCGGCACGGACGGCACGTTCCTCGTCGGCGTCGGCGGCACCTTCGCGATTGCCGCGAACCAGCCGAACGGCCTCTACAAGGCGGACTTCAACGTCACCGCCGACTACCAGTAA
- a CDS encoding ABC transporter ATP-binding protein, giving the protein MTDQAPAIVIRDLAKTYSGKGSPPKRALDGVSFDVPRGQIFGLLGPNGAGKSTLINILAGMVVKTSGSAEVWGFDITKNPRNAKRSIGIVPQELVFDPFFTPREALEIQAGLYGVPKAERITEALLAAVRLSDKADAYARTLSGGMKRRLLVAKAMVHSPPILVLDEPTAGVDIELRQQLWDYVKGLNDQGVTVVLTTHYLEEAEQLCDRIAIINHGKLIANEPTRELIAKAQDKAVVVEVDRDLTGTPENRCFDKIEQLGPRTLEITYRKDRVNAGDVLTALAADGLGIVDVSTRDPDLEDVFLSLTRDVA; this is encoded by the coding sequence ATGACCGACCAAGCCCCTGCCATCGTCATTCGCGACCTCGCCAAGACCTACAGCGGCAAGGGCAGCCCGCCCAAGCGCGCGCTCGACGGCGTTTCGTTCGACGTGCCGCGCGGCCAGATCTTCGGATTGCTGGGTCCGAACGGCGCCGGAAAGTCCACTCTCATCAATATCTTGGCGGGGATGGTCGTGAAAACATCGGGGTCCGCGGAGGTGTGGGGCTTCGACATCACGAAAAATCCGCGCAACGCCAAGCGCTCGATCGGGATCGTGCCGCAGGAATTGGTGTTCGACCCCTTTTTCACGCCGCGCGAAGCACTGGAAATCCAGGCAGGGCTGTACGGCGTGCCCAAGGCCGAGCGGATTACCGAGGCGCTGCTGGCCGCGGTCCGCCTGTCGGACAAGGCCGACGCCTATGCGCGCACGCTGTCGGGGGGCATGAAGCGCCGCCTGCTGGTCGCGAAGGCAATGGTCCATTCGCCGCCGATCCTGGTGCTCGACGAGCCGACCGCGGGCGTCGACATCGAGCTGCGTCAGCAATTGTGGGACTATGTGAAGGGCCTCAACGACCAGGGGGTGACCGTGGTGCTGACCACCCACTACCTCGAGGAAGCCGAGCAATTGTGCGACCGGATCGCGATAATCAATCACGGAAAGCTGATCGCCAACGAGCCGACGCGCGAGTTGATCGCCAAGGCGCAGGACAAGGCGGTGGTGGTCGAAGTCGATCGCGACCTCACCGGAACGCCCGAAAATCGCTGCTTCGACAAGATCGAGCAGCTGGGCCCGCGCACGCTGGAGATCACCTACCGCAAGGACCGGGTCAATGCGGGCGACGTACTGACCGCGCTGGCCGCCGACGGCCTTGGCATCGTCGACGTGTCGACGCGCGATCCCGACCTTGAGGACGTGTTCCTGTCGCTGACGCGGGACGTGGCTTGA
- a CDS encoding DUF4402 domain-containing protein, which yields MVRVLRFPVLGGVMLLLCPAAGFAAPIAASPQATGEVTLIRPMSLSRLGNLDFATLGVTTGGTATINPFTGAMTVTGGLLHLAGTPSRALYQGAATKQTVVNIRVPNQPILIRRVGGTETLTVDQFTLDGQDKRALAQAQSFTFGVGARITVPAGTVDGVYTGEIDVTIQYP from the coding sequence ATGGTTCGTGTTCTCCGATTCCCCGTCCTTGGCGGCGTGATGCTCCTGCTGTGTCCGGCAGCGGGTTTTGCTGCGCCGATCGCGGCGTCGCCCCAGGCGACGGGGGAGGTCACGCTGATCCGGCCGATGAGCCTGTCGCGGCTGGGCAACCTCGATTTCGCGACGCTTGGCGTGACCACTGGCGGCACCGCGACGATCAACCCGTTCACCGGCGCAATGACGGTCACCGGCGGTCTTCTCCACCTTGCGGGAACGCCGTCGCGCGCGCTCTACCAAGGGGCGGCGACGAAGCAGACCGTGGTCAATATCCGCGTGCCCAATCAGCCCATCCTGATCCGACGCGTGGGCGGGACCGAAACGCTGACGGTCGACCAATTCACGCTCGACGGGCAGGACAAACGGGCACTGGCCCAGGCGCAGAGCTTCACTTTCGGCGTGGGTGCCCGGATTACCGTCCCGGCGGGCACGGTCGACGGGGTCTACACCGGCGAAATCGACGTCACGATCCAATATCCCTGA
- a CDS encoding DUF2007 domain-containing protein, with protein MSLVELGRFATRVEADLARLALGAEGIDAVILDAEANSFFGGGGLIWVRLMVIDDDLDDARRILDEDRA; from the coding sequence TTGAGCCTCGTCGAACTCGGGCGGTTCGCCACCCGGGTCGAGGCCGATCTCGCACGGCTGGCGCTTGGCGCCGAGGGGATCGACGCGGTCATCCTCGACGCGGAAGCGAACAGCTTCTTCGGCGGCGGCGGCCTGATCTGGGTGCGCCTGATGGTGATCGACGACGACCTCGACGATGCGCGCCGGATCCTCGACGAGGACCGCGCCTAG